The following coding sequences are from one Kosakonia sp. H02 window:
- a CDS encoding SulP family inorganic anion transporter — protein sequence MTEKTPSSSPLLSHILRSPQLLTREVLAGVITALALIPEVISFSVIAGVDPKVSLIASVVLCLGMSFLGGRPAMVTAAAGSVALVIGPMVHHNGMEYILPAVLLAGVIQIIFGLTGMARLMRFIPHAVMTGFVNALGILIFFAQVPHFWSKDPLVLALFALTLLIVLWLPRWLKSIPAPLVAIVVLTAYTVFSGQLLPTVGDEGPMQGGLPGLTPWLVPFNLHTLSIIWPCALSIAFVGLMESLLTAKLVDDLTHTPSNKGRESTGLGIANILAGFYGGIAGCAMIGQTIVNVEMGKGRTRISTLAAALVLLLLVTALSEVMAKIPMVVLAGIMAIVAFKTFNWGSLRPVTLKHAPVIESVVMLVTVVATVSTGNLAIGVVAGMIALAVTPVKWREKLLVTTEKLSPDQEK from the coding sequence ATGACCGAAAAAACACCCTCTTCTTCCCCTTTGTTAAGCCATATCCTGCGCTCGCCGCAATTATTAACCCGCGAAGTGCTGGCCGGGGTAATCACTGCCCTGGCGCTAATCCCGGAAGTGATCTCCTTCTCGGTCATTGCCGGTGTCGATCCGAAAGTCAGCCTGATTGCCTCTGTGGTGCTTTGTCTTGGCATGTCTTTTCTCGGCGGTCGCCCGGCGATGGTCACCGCGGCTGCCGGATCTGTTGCTCTGGTTATTGGTCCAATGGTTCACCATAACGGAATGGAATACATCTTACCGGCGGTGTTACTGGCGGGCGTTATCCAGATTATTTTCGGTCTGACCGGCATGGCGCGGCTGATGCGCTTCATTCCCCACGCGGTAATGACCGGCTTTGTTAACGCGCTGGGTATCCTGATTTTCTTCGCCCAGGTGCCGCACTTCTGGAGCAAAGATCCGCTGGTTCTGGCGCTCTTTGCCCTCACGCTGTTGATTGTATTGTGGCTGCCGCGCTGGCTGAAAAGTATCCCCGCGCCGCTGGTGGCGATTGTTGTGCTCACGGCGTACACGGTTTTCAGCGGCCAGCTTTTACCTACCGTCGGAGATGAAGGCCCGATGCAGGGCGGTTTACCGGGGCTGACGCCTTGGCTGGTGCCGTTTAACCTGCACACGTTGAGCATTATCTGGCCCTGCGCGCTGAGTATCGCGTTTGTGGGTTTGATGGAGTCATTGCTGACCGCCAAACTGGTCGACGATCTCACGCACACGCCATCGAACAAAGGGCGAGAAAGTACCGGGCTTGGCATCGCGAATATTCTGGCCGGTTTTTATGGCGGCATTGCTGGCTGCGCGATGATCGGCCAGACCATCGTTAACGTTGAGATGGGCAAAGGCCGCACCCGCATTTCCACCCTCGCCGCCGCGCTGGTGTTACTGCTGCTGGTGACCGCATTAAGCGAAGTGATGGCAAAAATCCCGATGGTGGTGCTGGCTGGGATCATGGCGATTGTGGCGTTTAAAACCTTTAACTGGGGCAGCCTGCGACCGGTAACGCTGAAACACGCGCCGGTCATTGAAAGCGTGGTGATGCTGGTCACCGTGGTTGCGACGGTCAGCACTGGCAACCTGGCGATCGGCGTCGTGGCCGGGATGATTGCCCTTGCCGTGACGCCGGTGAAATGGCGGGAAAAACTGCTGGTTACAACAGAAAAATTGTCGCCAGACCAAGAAAAATAA
- the alkB gene encoding DNA oxidative demethylase AlkB — MLDLFAEEQPWQEPLAPGAVVLRRFALPHVDALLRGIAQVVSESPLRHMVTPGGYTMSVAMTNCGQLGWTTDQRGYLYAPQDPQTQRPWPAMPQAFVALCRAASTAAGYPDFRPDACLINRYAPGAKLSLHQDKDEPDLRAPIVSVSLGLPAIFQFGGLKRSDPLQRLMLEHGDIVVWGGESRLFYHGIAPLKPGYHPATGECRYNLTFRQASKSEQK, encoded by the coding sequence ATGCTCGATCTGTTTGCTGAAGAACAACCCTGGCAGGAGCCGCTGGCGCCCGGCGCTGTTGTATTGCGCCGTTTTGCGCTCCCGCATGTGGATGCGCTGCTGCGCGGCATCGCGCAGGTGGTCAGCGAATCACCGCTGCGCCATATGGTCACGCCCGGCGGTTATACCATGTCGGTCGCTATGACCAATTGCGGCCAGCTTGGCTGGACCACCGATCAGCGTGGTTACCTGTATGCCCCGCAGGATCCGCAAACCCAGCGCCCGTGGCCTGCCATGCCGCAAGCGTTTGTGGCGCTATGTCGCGCGGCGAGTACGGCGGCCGGGTATCCTGATTTTCGCCCGGATGCCTGCCTTATCAACCGCTATGCGCCGGGCGCGAAGCTCTCTTTGCATCAGGATAAAGACGAGCCGGATCTGCGCGCGCCCATTGTCTCTGTCTCGCTGGGGTTACCGGCTATTTTCCAGTTCGGCGGGCTTAAGCGTAGCGATCCGTTACAGCGCCTGATGCTGGAACACGGCGATATCGTGGTGTGGGGCGGCGAATCGCGCCTCTTTTACCACGGCATTGCGCCGCTTAAACCCGGCTATCATCCCGCCACCGGCGAGTGCCGGTACAACCTCACTTTCCGCCAGGCCAGTAAGAGCGAACAAAAATAA
- the apbE gene encoding FAD:protein FMN transferase ApbE — protein sequence MAMTFLRAGVLAALFVLTGCDSGNQAKPTVLEGKTMGTFWRVSLVNIAPQQAQALQQKIQTQLDADDRLLSTWKNDSALMRFNHAASTAPWPVSAAMADIVTTSLRVGEKTAGAMDITVGPLVNLWGFGPDKQPVKTPDQAQIDAAKARTGLQHLTVINRAGEQFLQKDLPDLFVDLSTVGEGYAADHLAQLMEREGIGRYLVSVGGALASRGMNAQGQPWRVAIQKPTDQENAAQAVVDINGHGISTSGSYRNYYELDGKRISHVIDPRTGRPIEHALVSVTVIAPTALEADAWDTGLMVLGADHAKDVVKREGLAVFMIIKQGEGFTTWMSPQFAAFLLSEKN from the coding sequence ATGGCGATGACTTTTCTTCGCGCCGGCGTGTTAGCGGCGTTATTCGTTTTAACCGGGTGCGATTCCGGTAATCAGGCAAAGCCGACCGTACTGGAAGGCAAAACCATGGGCACCTTCTGGCGCGTCAGCCTGGTCAATATCGCGCCGCAGCAAGCGCAGGCGCTACAGCAAAAAATTCAAACACAGCTTGATGCCGACGACCGCTTACTGTCGACGTGGAAAAATGACTCTGCGTTGATGCGTTTTAACCACGCCGCCAGTACCGCGCCGTGGCCGGTCAGCGCCGCAATGGCGGATATTGTCACGACCTCGCTGCGCGTGGGGGAGAAAACCGCTGGCGCAATGGATATCACCGTCGGCCCACTGGTGAACTTATGGGGATTCGGGCCGGATAAGCAGCCGGTAAAAACGCCGGATCAGGCGCAAATCGACGCGGCAAAAGCCCGCACGGGTCTGCAACATTTAACGGTGATTAACCGCGCCGGGGAGCAGTTCCTGCAAAAAGATCTGCCCGATCTGTTTGTCGATCTCTCCACCGTGGGCGAAGGTTATGCAGCGGATCATCTGGCGCAATTGATGGAGCGTGAAGGCATCGGCCGTTATCTGGTCTCCGTTGGCGGTGCGCTCGCCAGCCGGGGCATGAATGCGCAGGGGCAACCGTGGCGCGTGGCAATCCAGAAACCAACCGACCAGGAAAACGCGGCGCAAGCGGTGGTGGACATTAACGGCCACGGCATCAGCACCTCCGGCAGTTATCGCAACTATTACGAGCTGGACGGCAAACGCATCTCCCACGTTATCGATCCGCGCACGGGACGCCCGATTGAACACGCGCTGGTGTCGGTCACCGTTATCGCGCCGACGGCGCTGGAAGCCGATGCCTGGGATACTGGCTTGATGGTGCTGGGTGCCGATCACGCGAAAGACGTGGTGAAAAGGGAAGGGCTGGCGGTATTTATGATAATCAAACAGGGCGAGGGCTTTACCACCTGGATGTCACCGCAGTTTGCTGCGTTTTTGCTGAGCGAAAAAAATTAA
- the mgtE gene encoding magnesium transporter, producing the protein MSVIKKNSVRLRDEERARLIWLLTTHKALTATLLGEITLVEQVDGEALDHDLIEVRALVSHLPPPDLADVLEALPVDERHALWRMVEDEKRGKVLLEASENVWDDLIEEMSDRALLDALETLDIDEQIYLVQHLPRNLTGRLMATLPPTERARVRQVMRYGKNCVGAIMEFEVVTVRAGVSLAAVQRYLRRLGKMPENTDKLFVIGRDNRLIGELALQTILLNPAGRKVSEVMDADPVTFSPEEEAEKVARTFERDNLLSAAVVDENGVLMGRLTIDEIVDVVYEESDNDMRQMGGLSTEEDVFAPVAKAVKNRWAWLAVNLCTAFIASRVIDGFEHTISQLVALASLMPIVAGIGGNTGNQTITMIVRALALQNIQPGNFSFLILREMGVALINGLVWGGIMGCITWWLYGDPALGGVMMLAMVLNLLMAALMGVLIPMIMIRLGRDPAVGSSVMITAITDTGGFFIFLGLATIFLL; encoded by the coding sequence ATGTCGGTTATCAAAAAAAACAGCGTAAGGCTGCGCGATGAAGAACGCGCGCGGCTAATTTGGCTTCTCACCACTCATAAAGCGTTGACCGCCACGCTGCTCGGCGAAATTACTCTGGTTGAGCAGGTTGATGGCGAAGCCCTCGATCACGATCTCATCGAAGTGCGGGCGCTGGTGTCGCATCTGCCGCCGCCGGATCTGGCCGACGTCCTTGAAGCGTTGCCGGTGGATGAGCGCCATGCATTGTGGCGGATGGTTGAAGATGAAAAACGCGGCAAAGTCCTGCTCGAGGCTTCGGAAAATGTCTGGGACGATCTGATCGAGGAGATGAGCGACCGTGCGCTGCTTGATGCGCTGGAAACGCTGGACATCGATGAGCAGATTTATCTGGTGCAGCATCTTCCGCGCAACCTGACCGGGCGGCTAATGGCAACGCTGCCGCCGACAGAGCGTGCGCGCGTGCGCCAGGTGATGCGTTACGGTAAAAACTGCGTCGGCGCAATCATGGAGTTTGAAGTGGTGACGGTGCGCGCCGGGGTATCGCTCGCGGCGGTGCAACGTTATCTGCGCCGGTTGGGTAAGATGCCGGAAAACACCGACAAACTGTTTGTCATCGGGCGCGATAACCGCTTGATCGGCGAGCTGGCGCTGCAAACCATTCTGCTCAACCCTGCCGGGCGGAAAGTGAGCGAGGTGATGGATGCCGATCCGGTGACGTTCTCCCCGGAAGAAGAGGCGGAGAAAGTGGCGCGTACCTTTGAGCGTGACAACTTGCTCAGTGCGGCGGTGGTCGATGAAAACGGCGTGTTAATGGGGCGTCTGACCATCGATGAGATTGTCGATGTGGTGTATGAAGAATCCGACAACGATATGCGCCAGATGGGCGGCCTGAGCACGGAAGAAGATGTCTTTGCGCCGGTGGCCAAAGCGGTAAAAAACCGCTGGGCGTGGCTGGCTGTTAATCTCTGTACCGCGTTTATTGCCTCGCGGGTGATTGATGGCTTTGAACACACTATTTCGCAACTGGTGGCGCTGGCCTCACTGATGCCGATCGTCGCCGGGATTGGCGGTAACACCGGCAACCAGACCATCACCATGATCGTTCGCGCGCTGGCATTACAGAACATTCAGCCGGGGAACTTCTCCTTTCTCATTCTGCGCGAGATGGGCGTGGCGTTGATTAACGGTCTGGTGTGGGGCGGCATTATGGGCTGCATTACCTGGTGGCTCTATGGCGACCCGGCATTAGGCGGAGTGATGATGCTCGCCATGGTGCTCAACCTGCTGATGGCAGCATTAATGGGGGTGTTAATTCCCATGATTATGATCCGGCTGGGGCGCGACCCGGCGGTCGGCTCCAGCGTGATGATCACCGCCATTACCGACACCGGCGGTTTCTTTATTTTTCTTGGTCTGGCGACAATTTTTCTGTTGTAA
- the ada gene encoding bifunctional DNA-binding transcriptional regulator/O6-methylguanine-DNA methyltransferase Ada, whose product MNDATILDDQRWQSVLARNPQADGQFVFAVLTTGIFCRPSCTARHALRQNVRFYPDVQSAIAAGFRPCKRCQPDKAHPQQQRLDKVAKACRLLEQDSPVTLEQLAATVAMSPYHFHRLFKSVTGMTPKAWQLAFRARRLRAALGENSTITDAVLAAGFPDSSSYYRQADAALGMTARQFRRGGEASDVWFTCGQCALGRCLVAESDRGICAILLADNDEQLLAELHTLFPHARRAEGSAAFSERVAQVIQRLDGADSPFTLPLDLRGTAFQLQVWQALREIPVGETVSYQTLAQKMGKPGAVRAVAGACAANKLAIIIPCHRVVRQDGALSGYRWGTARKAQLLSREAHNKEET is encoded by the coding sequence ATGAACGATGCCACTATATTAGATGACCAACGCTGGCAGTCGGTGCTGGCGCGCAATCCGCAAGCCGACGGCCAGTTCGTGTTTGCCGTGCTGACCACCGGTATTTTTTGCCGCCCCTCCTGCACGGCGCGCCACGCCCTGCGTCAGAATGTCCGCTTCTACCCGGATGTGCAGAGCGCCATCGCTGCTGGCTTTCGCCCGTGCAAACGCTGCCAGCCGGATAAAGCGCACCCGCAGCAGCAGCGGCTGGATAAAGTCGCCAAAGCGTGTCGCCTGCTGGAGCAGGACTCGCCGGTGACGCTGGAACAACTGGCCGCCACAGTAGCGATGAGCCCGTATCATTTTCACCGTCTCTTCAAATCCGTTACCGGTATGACGCCGAAAGCCTGGCAACTGGCATTTCGCGCCCGGCGTTTGCGCGCCGCGCTCGGCGAAAACAGCACCATTACCGATGCGGTGCTGGCGGCGGGGTTTCCTGATAGCAGCAGCTATTATCGCCAGGCAGATGCCGCGCTGGGCATGACCGCCCGCCAGTTTCGCCGTGGCGGCGAGGCGTCCGATGTCTGGTTTACCTGCGGCCAGTGCGCGCTGGGACGTTGCCTGGTGGCGGAAAGCGATCGCGGCATTTGCGCGATTTTACTGGCAGATAATGACGAACAATTGCTTGCAGAGTTGCATACCTTATTTCCCCATGCCCGGCGGGCGGAGGGCAGCGCGGCGTTCAGCGAACGCGTTGCGCAGGTGATCCAGCGTCTTGATGGTGCCGATTCACCCTTTACCTTGCCGTTAGATTTACGCGGCACCGCGTTTCAGTTGCAGGTGTGGCAGGCGCTGCGTGAGATCCCGGTGGGAGAAACCGTCAGTTACCAGACGCTGGCACAGAAAATGGGCAAGCCCGGCGCGGTCAGAGCTGTGGCCGGTGCCTGCGCTGCCAATAAGCTGGCAATTATTATCCCTTGCCACCGCGTGGTGCGCCAGGACGGTGCGCTGTCCGGTTATCGCTGGGGAACCGCGCGCAAAGCGCAGTTGCTTTCGCGCGAAGCCCATAATAAAGAGGAGACCTGA
- the mqo gene encoding malate dehydrogenase (quinone): MKRMTARLFSMAVGLNAVSKAAQASASKEQETDVLLIGGGIMSATLGTWLSDLEPDWSITMVERLDALAQESSNGWNNAGTGHAALMELNYTPRSADGSVSIKKAIEINEAFRISRQFWAHQVKTGVLREPRSFINTVPHMSLVWGDDNVNFLRARYKALQQCSLFRGMRYSEDPEQIKQWAPLVMEGRDAKQKIAATRTEIGTDVNFGELTRQMIGSLQKKENFSLQLGSEVRGLKRNADNSWSVTLHNPKSGAEQVIKAKFIFIGAGGAALKLLQQSGIPEAADYAGFPVGGQFLVAENPAVVNHHLAKVYGQATVGAPPMSVPHIDTRIIDGKRVLLFGPFATFSTRFLKNGSLWDLLRSTNSSNILPMLTVGMTNFSLVKYLVNQVLQNEDDRFDALREYYPLAQKEDWRLWQAGQRVQIIKREAGKRGVLRLGTEVVSDKEGTIAALLGASPGASTAAPIMLELMEKVFTERFASDAWQAKLKEIIPSFGTELNGNIDAADAELRYTSEILGLKCDESLVADVTPPVQKPAVQPHNDGEQVADIAL, translated from the coding sequence ATGAAAAGAATGACTGCCAGGCTGTTTTCGATGGCTGTCGGGCTAAATGCTGTCTCAAAAGCAGCACAAGCGTCCGCATCGAAAGAGCAGGAAACAGATGTGCTTTTAATCGGTGGTGGGATCATGAGTGCCACGTTGGGAACCTGGCTTTCAGATCTCGAACCGGATTGGTCGATTACGATGGTGGAAAGGCTGGACGCCCTGGCGCAAGAGAGCTCGAACGGCTGGAATAACGCCGGTACCGGGCATGCTGCCTTAATGGAACTTAATTACACCCCACGCAGCGCGGACGGCTCTGTCAGTATCAAAAAAGCGATAGAAATCAACGAAGCATTTCGTATTTCTCGCCAGTTCTGGGCGCACCAGGTGAAAACCGGTGTGCTACGTGAACCGCGTTCATTTATCAATACCGTGCCGCATATGAGCCTCGTCTGGGGCGACGATAACGTCAACTTCCTGCGCGCCCGCTACAAAGCGTTACAGCAATGTTCCCTGTTCCGTGGCATGCGTTATTCCGAAGATCCCGAGCAGATCAAGCAGTGGGCTCCGCTGGTGATGGAAGGGCGCGATGCGAAACAGAAAATAGCCGCCACCCGCACAGAGATCGGTACGGATGTGAACTTCGGCGAACTGACCCGCCAGATGATTGGCTCGCTGCAAAAAAAAGAGAACTTCTCTTTGCAACTGGGCAGCGAAGTGCGCGGCCTTAAGCGCAATGCCGATAACAGCTGGAGCGTGACCCTGCATAACCCGAAAAGCGGCGCTGAGCAGGTTATCAAGGCGAAGTTTATCTTTATTGGCGCGGGCGGTGCGGCGCTGAAACTTTTACAGCAGTCCGGCATTCCTGAAGCAGCAGATTACGCCGGTTTCCCGGTGGGCGGCCAGTTCCTGGTGGCGGAGAACCCGGCGGTGGTCAATCACCATTTGGCAAAAGTCTATGGTCAGGCGACGGTCGGCGCACCGCCCATGTCGGTGCCGCATATTGATACCCGTATTATTGATGGCAAACGCGTGTTGTTATTTGGGCCGTTCGCGACGTTCTCCACGCGTTTTCTGAAAAACGGATCCCTGTGGGATCTGCTGCGCTCCACCAACTCCTCTAATATTTTGCCAATGCTGACGGTCGGGATGACCAATTTCAGCCTGGTGAAATATCTGGTGAACCAGGTGCTGCAAAATGAGGACGATCGCTTCGATGCGTTGCGTGAATATTACCCGCTGGCGCAGAAAGAGGACTGGCGTTTGTGGCAGGCCGGGCAGCGCGTGCAGATAATCAAGCGCGAAGCAGGCAAGCGCGGAGTGCTGCGCCTTGGCACTGAGGTGGTGAGCGATAAAGAAGGGACGATTGCCGCACTGCTTGGTGCATCACCTGGCGCGTCAACTGCTGCACCGATTATGCTGGAACTGATGGAAAAAGTGTTCACCGAACGCTTTGCCTCAGATGCCTGGCAGGCGAAGCTGAAGGAGATAATTCCCTCTTTTGGCACCGAGCTGAATGGCAACATCGACGCCGCCGACGCAGAACTCCGTTACACCAGTGAGATCCTCGGCCTGAAATGCGACGAGTCGCTGGTGGCCGATGTCACCCCACCGGTGCAGAAACCTGCCGTGCAGCCGCATAACGACGGCGAACAGGTTGCGGATATTGCACTGTAA
- a CDS encoding multidrug ABC transporter permease/ATP-binding protein, with the protein MELLLLVWRQYRWPFVAVLTLTLVSAAFGIGLIAFINQRLIESVNLSLAVLPEFLGLLVLLMAVTLGSQLALTTLGHHFVYRLRSEFIKRILDTPVERIEQLGSASLLAGLTSDVRNITIAFVRLPELVQGIILTIGSCIYLAMLSGKMLVVTALWMALTIWGGFVLVSRVYKHMATLRETEDKLYNDFQTVLEGRKELNLNRERAEYVFDNMYLPDAREYRHHIIRADTFHLSAVNWSNIMMLGAIGLVFWMANGLGWANTNVAATYSLTVLFLRTPLLSAVGALPTLLTAQVAFRKLKQFALAPYQAAFPRPQAFPGWQTLELRDVTFKYQDNDFSVGPINMTLKRGELVFLIGGNGSGKSTLAMLLTGLYQPVSGQILLDGKPMAQEKPEDYRKLFSAVFTDVWLFDDLLGPEGKQADPALVEKWLEQLKMSHKLELKDGKILNLKLSKGQKKRVALLLALAEERDILLLDEWAADQDPHFRRDFYQALLPLMQQMGKTIFAISHDDHYFIHADRLLEMRDGQLSELVGEERALASRDAVSRTA; encoded by the coding sequence ATGGAACTTCTCCTTCTTGTCTGGCGGCAGTATCGCTGGCCGTTCGTGGCGGTGCTGACGCTCACTCTTGTCAGCGCCGCATTTGGCATTGGGCTGATTGCCTTTATTAACCAGCGGTTGATTGAATCCGTGAATTTGTCACTGGCCGTGCTGCCGGAGTTTCTCGGTCTGCTGGTGCTGTTAATGGCGGTGACGCTCGGCTCACAACTGGCGCTGACTACGCTCGGCCACCATTTCGTTTATCGCCTGCGTAGCGAATTTATCAAACGTATTCTCGACACGCCGGTCGAGCGCATCGAGCAACTGGGCAGCGCGTCGCTGCTGGCGGGGCTAACCAGCGATGTGCGCAATATCACCATCGCCTTTGTCCGCCTGCCGGAACTGGTGCAGGGGATCATTCTGACTATCGGTTCCTGTATCTATCTTGCGATGCTCTCCGGGAAGATGCTGGTGGTCACTGCGCTGTGGATGGCGCTCACCATCTGGGGCGGTTTTGTGCTGGTGTCACGGGTTTACAAACATATGGCGACGCTGCGCGAAACGGAAGATAAGCTGTACAACGATTTCCAGACTGTGCTGGAAGGGCGCAAAGAGCTGAACCTGAACCGCGAGCGCGCCGAGTACGTGTTCGACAATATGTACCTGCCGGATGCCCGCGAATACCGCCACCATATTATTCGTGCCGATACCTTCCATTTAAGCGCGGTGAACTGGTCGAACATTATGATGCTCGGGGCAATTGGCCTGGTGTTCTGGATGGCGAATGGCCTTGGCTGGGCGAACACCAACGTTGCCGCCACGTACTCATTAACCGTGCTGTTTTTGCGCACGCCGCTGCTTTCCGCCGTGGGTGCGCTGCCGACACTGCTTACTGCGCAAGTGGCTTTCAGAAAGCTTAAGCAATTTGCCCTGGCACCTTATCAGGCAGCGTTCCCGCGCCCGCAGGCGTTTCCGGGCTGGCAAACCCTGGAACTGCGCGATGTGACCTTTAAATATCAGGATAACGACTTCTCCGTGGGACCCATCAATATGACCCTCAAGCGCGGCGAACTGGTGTTCCTGATTGGCGGTAACGGCAGCGGCAAATCAACGCTAGCGATGCTGCTCACCGGGCTGTATCAGCCGGTATCGGGCCAGATTTTGCTCGACGGTAAACCGATGGCGCAGGAGAAGCCGGAAGATTACCGCAAGCTCTTTTCCGCGGTGTTTACCGATGTCTGGCTGTTTGATGATCTGCTTGGCCCGGAAGGGAAACAGGCTGACCCGGCGCTGGTGGAGAAGTGGCTTGAGCAGTTAAAGATGTCGCATAAGCTGGAGCTGAAAGACGGCAAAATCCTTAATCTCAAATTGTCGAAAGGGCAGAAAAAGCGCGTTGCGCTGCTGCTGGCGCTGGCGGAAGAGCGCGACATTCTGCTGCTTGATGAATGGGCGGCGGATCAGGATCCGCATTTTCGCCGCGACTTCTACCAGGCGCTGCTGCCGCTGATGCAACAGATGGGGAAAACCATTTTTGCCATCAGCCATGACGATCACTACTTTATCCACGCCGATCGGCTGCTGGAGATGCGCGACGGCCAGTTAAGCGAGCTGGTCGGTGAAGAACGCGCGCTGGCTTCCCGCGATGCGGTCTCCCGTACGGCCTGA
- a CDS encoding porin OmpC: MKVKALSLLVPALLVAGAANAAEVYNKDGNKLDLYGKVDGLHYFSDDDGSDGDQTYVRFGFKGETQVNDQVTGYGQWEYNVQANDSEAASDQAWTRLAFAGIRVADAGSFDYGRNYGVIYDVTSWTDVLPEFGGDTYGADNFMQSRANGVATYRNTDFFGLVDGLNFALQYQGKNGSASGENDTGRSTLRQNGDGYGASLTYDLGEGFSIGGALSSSKRTADQNALGNDALYGEGDRAEVYSGGLKYDANNIYLAAQYSQTYNATRFGNSQSTSDIYGFANKAQNFEVVAQYQFDFGLRPSIAYLQSKGKDITNNTGTANFGDQDILKYVDVGATYYFNKNMSTYVDYKINLLDDNTFTRQAGISTDDIVALGLVYQF, from the coding sequence ATGAAAGTTAAAGCACTGTCCCTCCTGGTACCGGCTCTGCTGGTAGCGGGCGCAGCAAATGCGGCTGAAGTTTATAACAAAGATGGCAACAAATTAGATCTGTACGGCAAAGTTGATGGTCTGCACTATTTTTCTGACGACGACGGCTCCGATGGCGATCAGACTTACGTTCGTTTCGGCTTCAAAGGCGAAACTCAGGTTAACGACCAGGTAACAGGTTACGGTCAGTGGGAATACAACGTTCAGGCGAACGACTCTGAAGCTGCCAGCGACCAGGCATGGACCCGTCTGGCATTCGCCGGTATCCGCGTTGCCGACGCTGGCTCTTTCGACTACGGTCGTAACTACGGCGTTATTTACGACGTTACCTCCTGGACCGACGTTCTGCCGGAATTCGGCGGCGACACCTACGGCGCAGACAACTTCATGCAATCCCGTGCTAACGGCGTTGCTACCTACCGCAACACTGACTTCTTCGGTCTGGTTGATGGCCTGAACTTTGCGCTGCAATACCAGGGCAAAAACGGCAGCGCCAGCGGCGAAAACGACACGGGCCGCAGCACGCTGCGTCAGAATGGCGACGGTTACGGCGCGTCTCTGACTTACGATCTGGGCGAAGGCTTCAGCATCGGTGGTGCGCTTTCCTCGTCTAAACGTACTGCTGATCAGAACGCGCTTGGCAATGACGCACTGTATGGTGAGGGCGATCGCGCTGAAGTTTACAGCGGCGGCCTGAAATACGACGCCAACAATATCTACCTGGCGGCGCAGTACTCTCAGACCTATAACGCCACCCGTTTTGGTAACTCCCAGAGCACCAGCGACATCTACGGTTTTGCTAACAAAGCACAGAACTTCGAAGTGGTTGCGCAGTACCAGTTCGATTTCGGTCTGCGTCCGTCCATCGCTTACCTGCAATCTAAAGGTAAGGACATCACCAACAACACCGGCACGGCTAACTTCGGTGATCAGGATATCCTGAAATATGTTGATGTTGGCGCGACTTACTACTTCAACAAAAACATGTCCACCTATGTTGATTACAAAATCAACCTGCTGGACGACAATACCTTCACTCGTCAGGCTGGCATCAGCACCGACGACATCGTTGCACTGGGTCTGGTTTACCAGTTCTAA